A window from Eubalaena glacialis isolate mEubGla1 chromosome 1, mEubGla1.1.hap2.+ XY, whole genome shotgun sequence encodes these proteins:
- the LOC133092330 gene encoding cytochrome P450 2E1 yields MAALDIMVALLVWMATLLLISIWTHIYSNRQLPPGPFPLPIVGNIFQLEIKNIPKSFTRLAERFGPVFTLYLGSRRFVVLHGYKAVKEVLLDYRNEFSGRGETSAFQVHQDKGIIFNNGPTWQDTRRFSLTTLRDFGMGKQGNEQRIQREAQLLLGALRKTHGQPFDPTFVIGFAPYNVISDILFHKRVDYNDKTALRMLSLFNENFYLLSSPWIQLYNNFPGYIRYLPGSHRKLIKNVSEIKEYALEGVKDHQKSLEPSCPRDFTDTMLMEMEKEKHSADPVYTLDNIAVTVADLLFAGTETTNTTLRYGLLILMKYPEVEEKLHEEIDRVIGPSRIPAIKDRLDMPYLDAVVHEIQRFIDIIPSNLSHKATRDTVFRGYVIPKGTVIIPTLDSLLYDSQEFPEPEKFKPEHFLNENGKFKYSDHFKPFSAGKRVCVGEGLARMELFLFLASILQHFNLKSPVDPKDIDLSPIAIGFAKVPPHYKLCVIPRSQV; encoded by the exons ATGGCCGCCCTGGACATCATGGTCGCCCTGCTGGTGTGGATGGCCACCCTGCTGCTCATCTCCATTTGGACACACATCTACAGCAACAGGCAACTGCCCCCTGGCCCTTTCCCACTGCCCATCGTTGGGAACATTTTCCAGTTGGAAATTAAGAATATTCCCAAATCCTTCACCAGG CTGGCAGAGCGTTTCGGCCCGGTGTTCACCCTGTACCTGGGCTCACGGCGCTTCGTGGTCCTGCACGGCTACAAGGCCGTGAAGGAGGTCCTGCTCGACTACAGGAATGAGTTTTCTGGCAGAGGAGAAACCTCCGCGTTCCAGGTGCACCAGGACAAAG GGATTATTTTCAATAATGGACCGACCTGGCAGGACACCCGGCGGTTCTCCCTGACCACCCTCCGTGACTTCGGGATGGGGAAACAGGGCAATGAGCAGCGGATCCAGAGAGAGGCCCAGCTCCTTCTGGGGGCGCTCCGGAAGACCCATG GCCAGCCCTTCGACCCCACCTTTGTCATCGGCTTCGCGCCCTACAACGTCATCTCCGACATCCTCTTCCACAAGCGCGTTGACTACAATGACAAGACGGCTCTGAGGATGCTGAGTTTGTTCAATGAGAACTTCTACCTGCTCAGTAGCCCCTGGATCCAG CTTTATAATAATTTCCCAGGCTACATACGTTACCTGCCTGGAAGCCATAGAAAACTAATCAAAAATGTGTCTGAAATAAAAGAGTATGCTCTAGAAGGAGTGAAGGACCACCAGAAGTCGCTGGAGCCCAGCTGCCCCCGAGACTTCACCGACACCATGCTGATGGAAATGGAGAAG GAAAAACACAGTGCAGACcctgtgtacaccttggacaacaTTGCTGTGACCGTGGCCGACCTGCTCTTTGCGGGGACAGAGACCACCAACACCACCCTGAGATACGGGCTCCTGATTCTCATGAAATACCCGGAGGTCGAAG AGAAACTTCATGAAGAAATTGACAGGGTGATTGGGCCAAGCCGAATCCCTGCCATCAAGGACAGGCTGGATATGCCCTACCTGGATGCTGTGGTGCATGAGATTCAGCGATTCATCGACATCATTCCCTCCAACCTGTCCCACAAAGCAACCCGGGACACAGTGTTCAGAGGCTACGTCATCCCCAAG GGCACAGTCATAATTCCGACACTGGACTCCCTCTTGTATGACAGCCAAGAATTCCCTGAACCAGAGAAGTTTAAGCCAGAGCACTTTCTGAATGAAAATGGAAAGTTCAAGTACAGTGACCATTTCAAGCCATTTTCTGCAG GAAAGCGGGTGTGTGTTGGAGAAGGCCTGGCTCGCATGGAACTGTTCCTGTTTTTGGCCTCCATCCTGCAGCACTTTAACTTGAAGTCGCCGGTAGACCCCAAGGATATCGACCTCAGCCCCATCGCAATTGGGTTTGCCAAGGTCCCCCCCCATTACAAACTCTGTGTCATTCCCCGCTCACAAGTGTGA